In Halobacteriovorax marinus SJ, the following proteins share a genomic window:
- a CDS encoding class II aldolase/adducin family protein, which translates to MIDDGVIKYDRSNFTHTGPLDKSLWGDLELWREKLFELNLIGEYPIEKVGFGNISKIVEWQDQAHFIITGTQTGKYSNLTGEHYTLVEGYDLAQMKLKQRGPLEASSEALTHAAVYEGNRNLNAVFHIHNTIIWEEMIKHQYDSTPKDVPYGTIQMANCVGEIIKSKNAGLIVMKGHQDGVIAYAREMDECGQLILDLANKFL; encoded by the coding sequence GTGATCGATGACGGTGTAATCAAATATGATAGGTCAAACTTTACCCATACAGGGCCACTGGATAAAAGTTTATGGGGCGATTTAGAGCTATGGAGAGAGAAATTATTCGAACTCAACCTCATTGGCGAATACCCTATTGAAAAAGTTGGTTTTGGAAATATTTCAAAGATCGTTGAGTGGCAAGATCAAGCACACTTCATAATCACTGGAACTCAGACTGGAAAGTATTCAAACTTAACTGGTGAGCATTACACGCTCGTCGAGGGTTATGACCTAGCACAGATGAAGCTAAAACAAAGAGGTCCCTTAGAAGCATCTAGTGAGGCCCTTACTCATGCTGCAGTCTATGAAGGAAATAGAAACTTAAATGCTGTCTTTCATATTCACAATACAATAATTTGGGAAGAGATGATTAAGCATCAATACGACTCTACTCCCAAGGATGTACCCTACGGAACTATCCAAATGGCAAATTGCGTAGGTGAAATTATCAAATCAAAGAACGCAGGCTTAATTGTAATGAAAGGACATCAAGATGGTGTTATCGCTTATGCTAGAGAGATGGATGAGTGCGGTCAATTGATTTTAGATTTGGCCAATAAATTCCTCTAA
- a CDS encoding pyridoxal-phosphate dependent enzyme: protein MMKGSKANVVEAIGNTPIVKLNSLAKDSICDIYVKLEFMNPGGSTKDRIGAYMLDQAVIDGDLKPGGTIIEGTSGNTGVGLAMWAAVHKYKCIFVLADKQSQEKIDNLRAFGAKVVVCPTNVEPDDPRSYYSVSKRLAQTIPNSFYVNQYDNLHNRNTHYTWTAPEMFEQTQGDFDVFMAGVGTGGTITGCGKYFKEKMPNVEIVGIDCEGSIIAHYKKTGEICEAKSYVLEGVGEDFIPENYDFDVIDDFEVVGDKESFLMTRRLLKEEGIYAGGSAGAAICGALKYAAKQTKKKKILILLHDSGNRYASKIYNDDWMSDNGYLDSSFNVQIKDVLNDIGKKSDLHTITDSATIGEAINIMDSKGISQLPVLNSQEEIVGLVTEKNLVKPVLMGEFQKDDNISLAFSNKYRVVDKNLLLESVGEALLQKEVALITDNGKLTDILTEIDVLQYFSKKGHV, encoded by the coding sequence ATGATGAAGGGATCTAAGGCCAATGTAGTAGAGGCCATTGGGAACACGCCAATTGTAAAATTAAATAGCTTAGCTAAAGATAGTATTTGCGACATCTATGTAAAGTTAGAGTTTATGAATCCAGGTGGATCAACTAAAGATAGAATTGGTGCCTATATGTTGGATCAAGCCGTCATTGATGGAGACCTTAAACCTGGCGGAACTATTATCGAAGGAACTTCGGGTAATACTGGAGTAGGTCTTGCGATGTGGGCAGCCGTTCACAAGTACAAATGTATTTTTGTTCTAGCTGATAAGCAATCACAAGAGAAGATCGATAACCTTAGAGCATTTGGGGCAAAGGTTGTTGTTTGTCCAACAAATGTTGAGCCTGATGATCCAAGATCGTACTACAGCGTTTCTAAGAGACTTGCTCAGACTATCCCAAATTCATTCTACGTGAATCAATATGATAATTTACACAATAGAAATACTCACTACACTTGGACAGCGCCAGAGATGTTTGAGCAAACTCAAGGTGACTTTGATGTCTTCATGGCCGGTGTTGGAACAGGTGGAACGATTACAGGTTGTGGTAAGTACTTCAAAGAGAAAATGCCAAATGTTGAAATCGTAGGAATTGATTGTGAAGGTTCAATTATTGCACACTACAAGAAAACGGGAGAAATTTGCGAAGCAAAGTCTTACGTTCTTGAAGGTGTTGGAGAGGACTTTATTCCTGAGAACTATGACTTTGACGTCATTGATGATTTTGAAGTTGTTGGTGATAAAGAAAGTTTTCTTATGACAAGAAGGCTTCTAAAAGAAGAAGGTATCTACGCTGGTGGATCGGCAGGTGCTGCGATTTGTGGTGCTTTAAAGTATGCGGCAAAACAAACTAAGAAAAAGAAAATCCTTATCCTATTACACGACTCTGGAAATAGATACGCTTCAAAGATTTATAATGATGATTGGATGAGTGACAATGGTTACTTAGACTCATCATTTAATGTTCAGATTAAAGATGTTCTAAATGATATTGGGAAAAAGAGTGATCTCCATACAATTACTGATAGTGCAACGATCGGTGAGGCTATTAATATTATGGACTCGAAGGGAATTTCACAGCTTCCAGTTCTTAACTCTCAAGAGGAGATCGTTGGTCTTGTAACAGAGAAGAACTTAGTTAAGCCAGTACTTATGGGAGAATTCCAAAAAGATGACAATATCTCTCTCGCCTTCTCAAATAAGTATAGAGTTGTAGATAAGAACCTTCTACTTGAAAGCGTTGGGGAAGCCCTTCTGCAAAAAGAAGTTGCTCTAATTACAGATAATGGAAAATTAACAGACATTCTTACAGAGATTGATGTTCTTCAATACTTCTCTAAGAAGGGTCACGTTTAA
- a CDS encoding HD-GYP domain-containing protein: MDKKKDNVISLQTVIANVAMLDLVKQVRELREQQREMCEMAVKSMLRALDAKDHYTYGHSTRVAYYSVTLGKELGLNDEEMYELEMSALFHDIGKIGVPDAVLLKPARLTEDEFLKMKEHPSMTAEILQDFDCFTDIATYAKHHHERYDGRGYPDGLKGEEIPLFSRIILIADTFDAMTSTRPYRKGLPYEVAFSELEEFSGSQFDAELVKHFIKAMTREDSKGEDTFELTIIEGNFAKDAA, encoded by the coding sequence ATGGATAAGAAAAAAGATAATGTTATTTCACTTCAAACGGTTATTGCTAATGTAGCAATGCTTGACCTTGTAAAACAAGTTCGAGAGCTGCGTGAGCAACAACGAGAAATGTGTGAAATGGCAGTAAAAAGTATGTTAAGAGCACTAGATGCTAAAGACCACTATACATATGGTCACAGTACTCGTGTTGCTTATTATAGTGTTACTCTTGGTAAAGAGCTTGGTCTTAATGATGAAGAAATGTATGAGCTAGAAATGTCTGCTCTATTTCATGATATTGGTAAAATTGGTGTTCCCGATGCTGTTTTACTTAAGCCTGCGAGACTAACAGAAGATGAATTTCTAAAGATGAAAGAGCATCCAAGTATGACAGCAGAAATCCTTCAAGATTTTGATTGCTTCACTGACATTGCTACTTATGCCAAACATCACCATGAGAGATATGATGGTCGCGGATACCCAGACGGGCTTAAAGGCGAAGAAATACCTCTATTTTCAAGAATCATTTTAATTGCTGATACTTTTGATGCAATGACTTCTACAAGACCATATAGAAAGGGCCTACCTTATGAAGTTGCCTTTAGTGAGCTAGAAGAATTTTCAGGTTCTCAATTTGATGCTGAACTTGTTAAGCACTTCATCAAGGCAATGACTAGAGAAGATTCAAAAGGTGAAGATACTTTTGAACTTACAATTATCGAAGGGAACTTCGCTAAAGACGCTGCTTAA
- a CDS encoding trans-sulfuration enzyme family protein produces MNKKKLKGLKLASKVIHVGGHPDPETGAVMPPIYQTSTYAQSSPGKHKGYEYTRSHNPTRSRLEECLASLEDANYCVVTASGISAATLVLHSLPAGSTILCGDDVYGGTYRLLTTVFNEIHNIVFINTTDIKEVEGKISEHRPSLIWLETPTNPLLKITDIEKVSAIAKKYKVKTLVDNTFMSPYFQNPLKLGADIVLHSMTKYINGHSDVVGGALMLNNKSLYTKLWKLQNSTGPSQSPFDSWLVLRGIKTLAIRMEAHQRNALAIAKFLESHPKVEKVLYPGLKSHPHHKVAKKQMSGFGGMITFFLKGDIKTSKKFLQRVQLFSLAESLGGVESLIEHPAIMTHHSIPKNVREEIGITDNLIRLSVGIESIDDLIEDLDNTLNTLN; encoded by the coding sequence ATGAATAAAAAGAAGCTTAAGGGGCTAAAACTAGCCTCTAAAGTTATTCATGTCGGGGGACATCCCGATCCAGAAACGGGGGCCGTTATGCCCCCTATCTATCAAACATCTACCTATGCTCAATCAAGTCCAGGAAAACATAAAGGGTACGAATATACTCGCTCTCATAACCCTACAAGAAGCAGATTAGAAGAATGTCTGGCTTCCCTTGAAGATGCTAACTACTGTGTTGTTACAGCTAGTGGAATTTCGGCGGCGACACTCGTTCTTCACTCTCTGCCCGCAGGATCAACAATTCTATGCGGAGATGATGTTTACGGTGGTACCTACAGACTTCTAACTACTGTCTTTAATGAAATACATAATATCGTTTTTATAAATACGACAGATATTAAAGAGGTTGAAGGAAAGATCTCTGAACATAGACCGAGCTTGATTTGGTTAGAAACTCCCACTAACCCACTTTTAAAAATCACTGATATTGAAAAAGTCTCAGCTATAGCGAAGAAGTATAAAGTAAAAACCCTCGTAGATAATACATTTATGAGCCCTTACTTTCAAAATCCGCTTAAACTTGGAGCAGATATAGTACTTCATTCAATGACAAAATATATCAATGGCCACAGCGATGTAGTCGGTGGCGCATTAATGCTCAATAACAAATCTCTTTATACTAAGTTGTGGAAGCTTCAAAACTCTACAGGACCAAGTCAGTCTCCCTTTGATTCTTGGCTAGTTTTAAGAGGAATTAAAACACTTGCCATTAGAATGGAAGCACACCAAAGAAATGCATTGGCCATTGCTAAATTTCTTGAGTCCCATCCTAAGGTGGAGAAAGTTCTCTACCCAGGGCTAAAGAGCCATCCACATCACAAAGTGGCAAAGAAACAAATGAGTGGTTTCGGTGGAATGATAACATTCTTTTTAAAGGGTGATATTAAGACATCTAAGAAGTTTCTACAAAGAGTTCAACTCTTTTCTCTAGCAGAGAGCTTAGGTGGTGTTGAGAGTTTAATCGAGCATCCAGCAATTATGACTCATCACTCGATTCCAAAAAATGTAAGAGAAGAAATTGGTATTACGGATAACCTTATAAGATTATCCGTTGGAATTGAAAGTATAGATGATCTAATTGAAGACTTAGATAATACTTTAAATACGCTGAACTAG
- a CDS encoding glutamate--cysteine ligase, protein MSFKVNTKDEFEKFVSEHWNDINTYFDTKFEKRTTPIYSSVDIRESKDKIAPVDHNMYPAGFNNLCQLDLSYATEVFEESLKSINSEIQHIGIIPESHTKNLFYLDHLAMLGKAIRDAGFEVTFLSFDNNLFQDENTLNLISHSQFDLQISKAELKDGEIYAADQKMDLVVLNNDQSDPIELDWKAVKTPINPTPLIGWFARQKNKHFTYYKNCVEEFSKNFDINPDILQAKFRTVENVDFSSKEGLDKLGSAVDDLKAELPEDKKIFVKASQGTYGMGISVVSSGEEIISMNRKARNKMDIGKNKIKFTSLLVQEGVDTIIQYDDMPAEIAIYLVSGKSVGGFMRANSEKKADGNLNSRGMVFRKFCISEIRQNQDHKAKEAVYTVIARLATLASTEEIKEVLN, encoded by the coding sequence ATGTCATTTAAAGTAAATACTAAAGACGAATTTGAAAAATTTGTATCAGAACATTGGAACGATATAAATACATATTTTGATACTAAGTTTGAAAAGAGAACGACACCAATTTACTCAAGCGTAGACATCAGAGAGAGTAAAGATAAAATCGCTCCCGTTGACCACAACATGTATCCAGCAGGTTTTAATAATCTCTGCCAACTTGATTTAAGTTATGCGACAGAGGTTTTCGAAGAATCTTTAAAAAGCATTAATAGCGAAATTCAGCATATTGGAATTATTCCAGAGTCACACACAAAGAATTTATTTTACCTTGATCATTTAGCAATGCTTGGAAAGGCCATTAGAGACGCGGGCTTTGAAGTCACCTTCTTAAGCTTTGATAATAATCTCTTTCAAGATGAAAATACACTTAACCTTATCTCTCATTCTCAATTTGATTTACAAATATCTAAAGCAGAGCTTAAAGATGGAGAGATATATGCAGCAGATCAAAAAATGGATCTCGTTGTTTTAAATAACGACCAATCTGACCCTATTGAACTCGATTGGAAGGCCGTTAAGACTCCTATCAATCCAACTCCACTAATTGGGTGGTTTGCTAGACAGAAGAATAAACACTTCACTTATTATAAGAATTGCGTTGAAGAGTTTTCAAAAAACTTCGACATCAATCCAGATATACTACAAGCGAAATTTAGAACAGTAGAAAATGTCGATTTCTCCTCAAAGGAAGGACTCGATAAACTAGGTAGCGCTGTTGATGATCTAAAAGCAGAACTTCCAGAAGATAAGAAGATTTTTGTAAAGGCATCACAGGGTACATACGGAATGGGAATTTCAGTAGTCTCTTCAGGAGAAGAGATTATTTCAATGAATAGAAAGGCCCGTAACAAAATGGACATAGGAAAGAATAAAATTAAATTCACTTCACTACTTGTTCAAGAAGGTGTTGATACAATTATCCAGTATGATGACATGCCTGCCGAGATTGCAATCTACCTCGTTTCAGGAAAAAGTGTTGGCGGATTTATGAGAGCAAATAGTGAAAAGAAAGCTGATGGAAATTTAAATAGTAGAGGAATGGTTTTTAGAAAATTTTGCATTAGTGAAATTAGACAAAACCAAGACCACAAGGCCAAAGAGGCCGTGTATACAGTTATTGCAAGGCTCGCAACTCTTGCAAGTACAGAAGAGATTAAAGAAGTTTTAAATTAA